From Prevotella melaninogenica, the proteins below share one genomic window:
- the nqrF gene encoding NADH:ubiquinone reductase (Na(+)-transporting) subunit F — protein sequence MGQFITISIVVFLITILVLVILLLVSKKYLSPSGKVKITINGDKEMTVDQGSSVLSTLNENGVFLPSACGGKGSCGQCKLQVVEGGGEILDSERPHFSRKDVKDHWRLGCQCKVKGDMSLKVPESVMGVKEWECTVISNKNVSSFIKEFKVALPPGEHMDFVPGSYAQISIPAYDCIDYDKDFDKNDIGEEYLGPWKQFNLLSLKGKNPEPTVRAYSMANYPAEGDIITLTVRIATPPFLPRPQVGFQNVPTGIGSTYIFSLKEGDKVMMSGPYGDFHPNFTSGKEMIWIGGGAGMAPLRAQIMHMTKTLHTRDREMHFFYGARSLSEAFFLEDFWELEKEYPNFHFHLSLDRPDPKADEAGVKYYTGFAVNCIRDEYLQQHEAPEDCEYYLCGPPMLIKTVTDYLDSIGVDQDAIMYDNFG from the coding sequence CAATTCATAACAATAAGTATTGTGGTATTCCTTATCACCATCCTTGTGTTGGTGATTCTCCTGCTTGTGTCTAAGAAGTATCTCAGCCCAAGCGGAAAGGTAAAGATAACAATTAACGGTGATAAGGAGATGACCGTTGATCAGGGTAGCTCAGTTCTGTCTACGCTGAATGAGAACGGTGTGTTCCTCCCTTCTGCTTGTGGTGGTAAGGGTAGCTGTGGCCAGTGTAAGTTGCAGGTAGTAGAAGGTGGCGGTGAGATTCTCGATTCAGAGCGTCCTCACTTTAGCCGTAAGGATGTTAAAGATCATTGGCGTCTCGGATGTCAATGTAAGGTGAAGGGTGATATGTCACTCAAGGTTCCTGAGTCTGTCATGGGCGTTAAGGAGTGGGAGTGTACTGTTATCTCTAACAAGAACGTATCCAGCTTTATCAAAGAGTTCAAGGTTGCCTTGCCTCCTGGTGAGCATATGGACTTCGTTCCTGGTTCTTATGCACAGATTTCTATTCCAGCTTACGACTGCATCGACTATGATAAGGACTTCGATAAGAACGATATCGGTGAGGAATACCTCGGTCCTTGGAAGCAGTTTAACCTCCTTTCTTTGAAGGGAAAGAACCCTGAGCCAACTGTTCGTGCTTACTCTATGGCGAACTATCCAGCTGAGGGTGATATCATCACATTGACTGTTCGTATTGCAACACCTCCATTCCTGCCACGTCCGCAGGTTGGTTTCCAGAACGTACCAACTGGTATTGGTTCTACTTATATCTTCTCTCTTAAGGAGGGTGATAAGGTAATGATGAGCGGTCCTTACGGCGACTTCCATCCTAACTTCACTTCTGGTAAGGAGATGATTTGGATTGGTGGTGGTGCTGGTATGGCTCCTTTGCGTGCGCAGATTATGCACATGACAAAGACCCTCCACACTCGCGATCGTGAGATGCACTTCTTCTATGGTGCGCGTTCACTCAGTGAGGCATTCTTCCTTGAGGACTTCTGGGAGCTTGAGAAGGAATATCCTAACTTCCATTTCCACCTCTCTCTTGACCGTCCAGACCCTAAGGCTGATGAGGCTGGCGTGAAGTATTACACTGGTTTTGCAGTAAACTGCATCCGTGATGAGTATCTTCAGCAGCACGAGGCACCAGAGGATTGTGAGTACTACCTCTGTGGACCTCCAATGCTCATCAAGACTGTTACAGACTATCTTGACAGCATCGGTGTTGATCAGGATGCAATCATGTACGATAACTTTGGATAA
- a CDS encoding DUF4280 domain-containing protein, producing the protein MSKIITHGATMYCSLGTEKPNLTVTSQTFRRIADTLVGTEGDNKGMVNIPSFGVCKCSSPNPPCTPQPQGWQQTTKKDSINGMKKLTEQSFCMCAKGGRISFVDTGSNSFVESE; encoded by the coding sequence ATGTCCAAAATTATAACTCACGGAGCAACAATGTATTGTTCCCTTGGCACAGAGAAACCCAACCTAACTGTGACGAGTCAAACATTCCGTAGGATAGCTGATACTCTTGTTGGTACAGAAGGTGATAATAAAGGGATGGTAAATATCCCTAGTTTTGGAGTTTGCAAATGTAGTTCCCCGAATCCTCCGTGTACTCCCCAGCCACAAGGCTGGCAGCAAACAACAAAGAAAGACAGTATCAATGGGATGAAAAAGCTGACGGAGCAGTCATTCTGTATGTGTGCTAAAGGAGGAAGAATATCATTCGTTGATACAGGAAGTAATTCTTTTGTTGAAAGTGAATAA
- a CDS encoding PAAR-like protein: protein MAQLLVPEGVYLVCTDGMTTNQLQVTSQSSVLMYGGHPVATRHDRMTANFNCAKMVLAGAIIGAIIGAIAAAAIVLSGGTALVAAATAAAATVGYAGTGLLAGMIPCICAMLTSDWTPFHPMIIINKVHMPILETSKMTCCLGGTVEICYSKEKAEALQDYKRWSTGLSVAALAAASAAVGSAIGGLLSSVGSLAATFTEFGVQALGKQLLGMVSGFAMNSALGFGYRKVKENTSFNVIIDGTVFGDDVSQSDFNKYSDIAQNPLGSGTGSETVSQIPDASTTANTQTGVYSNVGSIDCTNYRVVYVASPDGTITPTPTVDIHNTTVLRNTVGNGNVSRTQHQTTHTSTNSYRDRNGNYHVVVEGEVNGVMRNWNLGKTLLANAKEAGKGIVMNLLTDVLRASGNYLLASKIEAKNAAEKNEEEEKAKINVYENKI, encoded by the coding sequence ATGGCGCAACTATTAGTCCCAGAAGGAGTTTATTTGGTCTGCACAGATGGTATGACTACTAATCAACTTCAAGTGACAAGTCAGTCATCAGTCTTGATGTATGGAGGGCATCCTGTTGCTACAAGGCATGATAGGATGACCGCAAACTTTAATTGTGCAAAGATGGTTTTGGCAGGTGCCATAATCGGAGCCATAATTGGTGCCATTGCTGCTGCTGCTATTGTTTTATCTGGTGGAACAGCTCTTGTTGCAGCTGCAACAGCGGCAGCTGCAACAGTTGGATATGCAGGAACTGGTCTTCTTGCTGGTATGATACCTTGTATCTGTGCCATGCTTACATCAGACTGGACACCTTTTCACCCTATGATAATTATAAATAAAGTACACATGCCCATTTTAGAGACATCTAAGATGACTTGCTGTCTAGGAGGTACTGTGGAAATCTGCTATTCTAAAGAGAAAGCAGAAGCTTTGCAGGATTATAAACGTTGGAGTACAGGGTTGTCTGTAGCAGCATTAGCAGCTGCCTCTGCAGCTGTAGGCTCTGCTATTGGAGGACTATTGTCTTCAGTAGGTTCTTTAGCAGCTACATTTACAGAGTTTGGAGTACAGGCTTTGGGCAAACAACTCTTAGGTATGGTAAGTGGATTTGCTATGAATAGTGCATTGGGGTTTGGTTATCGGAAAGTAAAAGAAAATACAAGTTTTAATGTTATTATTGATGGAACAGTTTTTGGGGATGATGTTTCTCAGTCAGATTTTAATAAGTATTCAGATATTGCTCAAAATCCATTAGGTAGCGGAACGGGAAGTGAGACGGTATCTCAAATACCGGATGCCTCTACAACAGCAAATACACAAACAGGTGTCTATAGCAATGTTGGATCGATTGATTGTACGAACTATAGGGTTGTTTATGTAGCCTCTCCCGATGGAACTATAACTCCTACTCCAACAGTAGATATACATAATACTACCGTTTTACGAAACACTGTAGGGAATGGAAATGTGAGTAGAACCCAACATCAGACAACTCATACATCTACTAATAGCTATCGCGATAGGAATGGGAATTATCATGTGGTTGTAGAAGGAGAAGTTAATGGGGTTATGAGAAACTGGAATTTAGGGAAAACTCTGTTGGCAAATGCCAAAGAAGCGGGCAAAGGAATCGTAATGAACCTTCTGACAGATGTTCTACGTGCTTCTGGAAACTATTTATTAGCAAGTAAAATTGAAGCAAAAAACGCTGCAGAGAAGAATGAAGAGGAGGAAAAAGCCAAAATCAATGTGTATGAAAACAAGATATAA
- a CDS encoding type VI secretion system Vgr family protein, with protein sequence MSIPFNPITISVGKKSLSSFISLQIEQNIGQHHQFQMSVELETGSNRYVHNINSSKEWLGESIVVKAANTPIFVGVVTNVQLHREGSDFGCIIVSGYSATYRMETAHSCFSWNDRTIGDVVKKLCEQAKVQLELNPAFKETKDFICQYEESDFDFIRRLAHQYQEWMYFDGTKLIFGKPRKLADPIRLEYGTTLSSLDIGLQTLARSEQVFSYHSGADREMQRMTPDLAYGHDKLAGEAFRASLGMFSKPARQHALPRISNETELVNYMGRKQAAETAETHYITAESQVPTLRVGSVISLYSSFLERVGNLSEESLGNFIIIEITHEVSQGSYYKNRFKAIPATIKALPSPKVRMPLAETQMATVLSNADPQGKGRVRVRMNWQTDGMQTGWVRVMTPDGGSSSDVKSNRGFVFIPEVGDQVLLGFRHGDPARPYVMGSLFNGVTGGGGGQGNNCKGLTTRSGCSLKLDDSKGSVTLHDKGGVSMNFDGAGNAKTKTDSNFTVEAGRAHTVNAGSKSTINVGGDASCLKMDKDGLIDLTSSGTITLKVGSSTITISDGEIKLESTQIDINGTTNNISGTSNNITGTNHLEGTTTIDKGIINLN encoded by the coding sequence ATGTCAATTCCTTTCAACCCCATTACTATCAGCGTAGGAAAGAAGTCTCTTTCTTCTTTTATTTCTCTACAAATCGAACAAAACATAGGTCAACACCACCAATTCCAAATGTCTGTTGAATTGGAAACGGGTAGTAATAGATATGTACATAATATCAATAGCAGCAAGGAATGGCTCGGTGAAAGCATCGTTGTGAAGGCTGCAAATACTCCTATCTTCGTTGGTGTGGTGACAAATGTACAATTACACAGAGAAGGAAGTGACTTTGGATGTATCATCGTTTCTGGCTACTCTGCTACTTACAGAATGGAAACGGCACACAGCTGCTTCTCATGGAATGATAGAACCATTGGGGATGTAGTGAAAAAGCTGTGTGAACAAGCTAAGGTGCAATTAGAGTTGAATCCTGCATTCAAGGAAACCAAAGACTTTATCTGCCAGTATGAAGAGTCGGATTTCGACTTTATCCGTCGTCTTGCTCATCAGTATCAAGAGTGGATGTATTTCGATGGAACTAAACTAATCTTTGGTAAACCAAGGAAATTGGCTGACCCTATAAGATTAGAATATGGAACAACACTGTCTTCACTTGACATTGGTTTGCAGACCCTCGCACGCTCTGAGCAGGTGTTCTCTTATCACTCTGGTGCTGACCGTGAAATGCAACGTATGACGCCAGACTTGGCATATGGTCATGACAAACTTGCGGGTGAGGCTTTCCGTGCATCATTAGGTATGTTCTCAAAACCTGCAAGACAGCATGCGCTGCCACGTATCAGCAATGAGACGGAACTCGTTAACTACATGGGGCGTAAGCAGGCGGCAGAGACGGCAGAGACACATTATATCACAGCTGAGAGTCAGGTACCAACCCTGCGTGTAGGTTCCGTCATAAGTCTCTACAGCTCATTCTTGGAACGTGTAGGGAACCTATCAGAAGAGAGCTTGGGTAACTTTATCATTATCGAGATAACACATGAGGTGAGCCAAGGCAGCTACTACAAAAACCGCTTTAAGGCTATCCCTGCAACGATAAAGGCACTGCCAAGTCCAAAGGTGCGTATGCCATTGGCTGAGACACAGATGGCAACTGTGCTTAGTAATGCTGACCCACAGGGTAAGGGCCGTGTGCGTGTGCGTATGAACTGGCAGACGGATGGTATGCAGACAGGCTGGGTACGTGTGATGACACCAGATGGTGGTAGCAGTAGTGACGTAAAGAGCAACCGTGGCTTTGTATTTATCCCAGAGGTAGGCGACCAAGTCCTCCTCGGCTTCCGTCATGGTGACCCTGCAAGACCATACGTTATGGGTAGTCTGTTTAACGGAGTTACTGGTGGTGGCGGTGGTCAAGGCAACAACTGCAAGGGTCTCACCACACGAAGCGGTTGCTCCTTGAAACTTGATGACTCAAAAGGTAGCGTAACCCTACACGATAAAGGCGGTGTAAGCATGAATTTTGATGGTGCTGGTAATGCAAAAACAAAAACAGACTCAAACTTTACCGTTGAAGCAGGAAGGGCACATACAGTAAATGCTGGCAGTAAGTCTACTATTAATGTTGGAGGTGATGCCAGTTGTCTAAAAATGGATAAGGATGGTCTTATAGACTTAACAAGTAGTGGTACTATTACCCTTAAAGTTGGAAGTAGCACGATTACAATATCTGATGGAGAAATTAAACTAGAAAGTACCCAAATTGATATAAATGGGACAACAAATAACATATCTGGTACATCCAATAATATTACTGGTACAAATCATCTTGAAGGAACAACAACAATTGACAAAGGAATAATAAATCTAAATTAA
- the tssD gene encoding type VI secretion system tube protein TssD: MSSFRATLELGGKEYDVLYSNYEFSRTTDKKGQPASSISGGRISVTIESTDDTSTIEAMLNSQFKPVEGKIVYKKSEEDAKMKEISFKNAYIVHYKETLDVNNEAPMTIAMTFSAENITVGNAELDNRWPRT, encoded by the coding sequence ATGAGTTCATTTAGAGCAACTTTGGAATTGGGTGGTAAGGAGTATGACGTACTCTATTCTAACTACGAGTTTAGCCGCACAACTGACAAGAAGGGTCAGCCTGCATCAAGCATCTCTGGCGGTCGAATCAGTGTAACCATCGAGTCTACTGATGACACTTCTACTATCGAGGCTATGCTTAACAGCCAGTTCAAGCCTGTTGAGGGTAAGATCGTTTACAAGAAGAGTGAAGAGGATGCTAAGATGAAGGAGATTTCTTTCAAGAATGCTTACATCGTTCACTACAAGGAGACACTCGACGTTAACAACGAGGCACCGATGACCATCGCTATGACTTTCTCTGCTGAGAATATCACCGTGGGCAATGCTGAGCTCGACAACCGTTGGCCTCGCACATAA
- a CDS encoding PAAR-like protein: MAKLVVNNSQMQCSQGTDISAINISSQNIVAIVGEFLATEEDKIGVGNIPSFGVCKCSSPNPPCLPQSQDWQQTT, encoded by the coding sequence ATGGCAAAATTGGTTGTGAATAATTCACAGATGCAATGTTCACAAGGGACAGATATATCAGCAATAAATATAAGTAGTCAGAATATTGTTGCTATAGTTGGAGAGTTTTTGGCTACAGAGGAAGACAAGATAGGCGTAGGTAATATCCCAAGTTTTGGAGTTTGCAAATGTAGTTCCCCGAATCCTCCTTGTCTTCCCCAGTCACAAGATTGGCAGCAAACAACATAG
- a CDS encoding DUF4280 domain-containing protein yields the protein MVKIITGGAIMCCTLGTGQAKLTVLSQSFRSISGALVATEEDKIGLNNIPSFGVCKCSSPNPPCLPQPQGWQQTTKKDSINGMKKLTEQSFCMYAKGGRISFADTGSNSFVESE from the coding sequence ATGGTAAAAATCATAACTGGTGGCGCTATTATGTGTTGTACTTTAGGAACTGGGCAAGCTAAGTTGACAGTTCTTAGTCAAAGTTTCCGAAGTATTTCAGGAGCATTGGTAGCGACTGAGGAAGATAAAATTGGTTTAAATAATATCCCAAGTTTTGGAGTTTGCAAATGTAGTTCTCCGAATCCTCCTTGTCTTCCCCAGCCACAAGGCTGGCAGCAAACAACAAAGAAAGACAGTATCAATGGGATGAAGAAGCTGACGGAGCAGTCATTCTGTATGTATGCTAAAGGGGGAAGAATATCATTCGCTGATACAGGAAGTAATTCTTTTGTTGAAAGCGAATAA
- a CDS encoding PAAR-like protein, with amino-acid sequence MGAIMCCTLGTGQATLTVLSQSFRSISGALVATEEDKISLNNIPSFGICKCSSPNPPCIPQPQGWQQTTQKDSINELLIKL; translated from the coding sequence ATGGGTGCTATTATGTGTTGTACTTTAGGAACTGGGCAAGCCACGTTGACGGTTCTTAGTCAAAGTTTCCGAAGTATTTCGGGAGCATTGGTAGCGACTGAGGAAGATAAAATTAGTTTAAATAATATCCCAAGTTTTGGAATTTGCAAATGTAGTTCTCCGAATCCTCCTTGCATTCCCCAGCCACAAGGATGGCAACAAACAACACAGAAAGACAGTATCAATGAACTGCTAATAAAATTATAA